A segment of the Bordetella flabilis genome:
CGCAGCGCCATCCGCGAAATGGCGCACCAGGTGCTGGCCCTGGAAGGCATGACGGATTACGGGCGCGGCGTCACCGTCAGCGTGGGCACCATCGAGGGCGGCACCGCAACCAATACGGTGCCCTCGCTGTGCCGCTGCGTGGTGGACTTCCGCGTGCCGGACATGCCTGCCGCCGAGGCCACGCTGGCCCGCATGCGCGGGCTCCAACCCGTGGGGCCCGACATGGCGCTGGACATCGATGTCGAGTTGAACCGGCCGCCCATGGTGAAGACCGAAGCGACGGCGCAACTGCTGGGCAAGGCGCGGCTGTTCGCCGCCGCGGCCGGTTTCACGCTGGATGACGCGCCCATGACCGGGGGCGGCAGCGACGCCAACTTCACTTCCGCCATGGGCGTTCCCACGCTGGACGGGCTGGGGGCGGACGGCGACGGCGCCCATACCCTGCACGAACACATACTGGTCAGTACCCTGGGGGCGCGGGCGCAGTTCTGGTATCTGCTGCTGAAGGACCTGGAATAAAGCGCCGGCGGACGCCCGGCGGGCACGAAACCGGCCGCTCGCACGAACCCGGCGCGATGCGGGCGGAACACTACGCCCCGCCGCGCAATGCGCTCAGAGCCCAGGCCAGGGCAGACGGTAGGACAGCCCGGCCAGATCGTTAACCGGCCCGATCACCGTATCGAAGCGCATGGTGGTGCGGTAGGTGGTCTCGTACGGCGCCCAGCGCGGCAGCCCGGGATGGTTCGGATCGCCATGGCGGGCGAAGGCAATCCACGCATTGTGCATGGCGTGCGAGATGCCCTGGAATTCCGCCTCGTCGGCTCCCTGCAGCATGGGCGAATCGCGCCAGTTCTCGCGATTGTTGAAGACGAACGGAATATCCAGGCAATGGCAGGCCTTGAAGCCGGCGGGCGATTGCCAATCGAACTGGTAGACATAGGCCGGCCGTCCCGCCGTGGCCTGCCCTTCGGCCAGGCGCAGGCTGCCCATGCGGAATACCTGGTCGGAGGTCAGGTCGCCCAGCACCGCCGGCGCGTCCGGCACGGCGCGCATGCGGCGGAATTCATCGTAATAGCGCGGATAGTCCGGGCCGCAGAGGCGCTCGAAGACCTGCTTGACAGCGGCCTCGCCAGCTTCGATCACCGCCTTGTCCACGCAATGGAAAGCGGCCATTTCCTCGCGGGTGGTGCCTACCATCACATCGACATGCGCGCCGCTGCCGGCTTGCAGCCGTTCGACGATATTGCCTTCGATGCAGCGTCCGTCGCGCACGGGCGAGAACGGCAACGACAGGGTGGCGAAGCCTTGCAGGCTGCGCGCCAGTTCCCCTTGCGCCGCGAGCAGCCGCGGGACCGGCAAGCGCTTGAGCGCCGCCTCGTCGCCCGGCTCGACGCCGGCGAAGCGGGCATAACGGGCGCCGAGTTCAGCGGCCTCCGACGCACTGCGCGACGGCCGCCCCATTCCGGGACTTTGCAGGATGGCGCGGCGAAACAGGCCTTTGGCGGCGGGCATGGTCATCATGGCGGCGATGGAGCCGCCGCCGGCGGATTGTCCCACTACGGTGATGTTGCCGGGGTCGCCGCCGAAAGCCGCGATATTGTCGTGGATCCATCGCAAGGCCTGCAGCTGGTCCAGCAGGCCGAGGTTGCCTTCGCTGACGCCGGGCAGGTACAGGAAGCCGAGCGCCCCCAGCCGGTAATTCACGGATACGAAGACCACATCGCCATGGGCGGCGAAGCGGTCGCCCGCGTACCAGGGCAAGGAACCAGCGCCGCTGCTGTAGGCGCCGCCATGCAGCCACACCATGACCGGCCGCCCGCGCATGTCCGTACCGGGCGTCCACAGCGTCAGGGTCAGGCAGTCCTCGTCTTGCGGACGTTCGAAATCGCCCATGACATGCGCCAGGCGCGAGCGGCCCTGCGGGGCGATGGGCCCGTCTTCCAGGGCATCCCGCACGCCGTCCCAGGCCAGGGGCGGCTGCGGCGGCTGGAATCGCAGCGCATCGACGGGCGGCGCGGCATAGGGCACGCCGCGAAATACCGCGATGCCGTTCGCCGAACGGCCGCGCAATACCCCGGCACGGGTGGCGACTTCCGGCATGGTCTGGCTTGCATCATTCATGGAGCTCTCCTGTCCCGGCTCGCGCGGTGCCCGGGATACGGGCTTTTCAGCGAAGGCGCCGGATGGCGGGTTATGGCGAAACGCATGGACACGACGGTCAGCGCGTGGCGAAGCGCCGCTCCAGCGGCGCGATGACCAGGCGTTCTCCCGCGACGAAAATCAGTACGATCGCAAAGCATGTGGCCAGGAATGTCACGCTGTCAGCCGTGGTCTGCGCCCGCAGCATCAGATACCCCAGTCCGCTGGGCGCGCCGACCAGTTCCGACACCAGCGCGATTTTCCAGCCGATACCATAGGCGATGCGTATCGCGGACAACAGGTACGGCACCAGCAAAGGCAAGGTGACGCGCCACCATACCCGCGCCCGATGGCGGGTGAAACTGCGCCCCATCTCCACGAGCTCCCGGTCCATGGCGCGCAGCCCTTCGGAGACGTTGACCAGGCAGAAAGGTATCAATATCGCCACTTCGACAAAAATGACGCTGAAATTCCCCGCGTCGAACCAGACCGCGGCCAGGATGGCCCAGCCTATGGACGGGAAGGAATTGAGCACCGGCTTGATGCGTTCCTGCACGATGACTTCCCAGGCGGGCGCGCCGTGGGCGAGAAAGGCCAGCGCGGTTCCGAGGATGCCGGCCACCAGCACCGACACCACCACGCGCAAGGTGGAAATGGCGGTATGGCCCAGGAAGTCCGGGTTGATGAACAGGTCCAGCAGCCGGCGGGCGACGGCCACCGGCCCGGGCAGGACGAATTCCGGCAGGCCGCGCGCCATCAGCCACCAGCCCGCGAAAAACAGCACGACCAGCCCCTCGCCCAGCAGCCGGGCTCTCCAGCCGGTCGCGTCCCCGTCGGCGGAAATGGCTCTATTGCGCATATTGGCGTGACAAGCGGCTTTGCAGGGGCGAGAACACCAGCCGGTCCATCCCGTACACGAAGATGACGATCAGCACGATGGCCACGAAGATCGTGGTCGTATCGAAGTCCTGGCGCGCCATGTTGATGACATAGCCCAGGCCCGCATTGCCGCCGAAGAGCTCGGCGGTCAGCGTGACCTTCCAGGCTACGCCGAACATGATGCGCAGGGTCGCGAACACGAAGGGATAGAGCAGCGGCACGATGACATGGCGGAACTGGCGCGCGCGGCTGCGCGTGAAGCTGCGGGACATCTCCAGCAATTCGCCGTCGAGATTGCGCAGTCCGGCCCACAGGTTCACCAGCGCGAACGGCGTCAGCACCGCGCTGATGGCAAAAATCACGGCCCCCGAATTGATGCCGAACCACATCACGGCCAGCAAGGTCCATCCCACGCCGGGAAAGGCGTTGAGGAAAGGCGCGAGCCGATGCTGGATGGCGAAGCGCCACACCGGGAAGTAATACGGCAGCAGTGCCAGCAATGCGCCGACCACGAAGGAGAGGCCGATGGCGCCCAGTACATGGCCGACCGAGACGGCCAGGTGCCAAAGCCGCTGCGGATCGGCCAGGAAGCGGTACAGGCCCACGGCCACTTCGCCGGGACCCGGCAGGAGGAATGGCGGCAAGACCCAGGACGCCGCCTCCCAGGCCGCGAGGAAAGCCAGGGTGAAGGCATGGGCCGCCCAGCGATGCCGCGCCGCGGGCCGCGCGGGCGAGGCAGGCACACGGGCACTGAGTGTCGAGGGCACCGGACCGCCTCAGGCGCGCGGCGCCTTGTCCCAGACCAGGGTGCGTATGTCGGGATACGACTTCAGCACGCCGAGGTCGCGGGCCTGTTCATAGAAGGTGGTAATGGCCTGCGCGTGGGCCTCGCTGAAGTAGCCGGGGACTTCGGAATTCTTGCTGAACCACCATTCGAAGAAGTCCGGCTCGAGGCCGCTTTCGCGGGATACCGCGCCAAAGACCTCGGCCTTGTTCGCCATGGCGTAGCGCAGGGACTCGCGGAATACACGGCAGAATTCGACGTAGGCGTCCGGCTGCCTGGCCAGGCGCTCGGGGTAGGCGATGTTGACGGCACTGACGAAACGCGTCTTGAAGATTTCGTTGTTGTCGCGCGCGGTCTCGGCAATCAGGCGGAAGTCGCCTGACTTCAGCGCCCGATAGGACTGGCTGTGTATGAGCGTGGCGGCATCGATCTTGCCCGAGGACAGCGCGCCCGGCAGGTTGGGCGCCTGGATTTCAACCTGGCTGACATCGCCGCCTTCCAACGCCATGTTCAAGCCGTACTTGCGGGTCAGCGCGATACGGATCTGGGTGTAGCCGGTGGAGCGCAAGCCGTAGGAACCCAGCGTCTTGCCCTTCAACTCCTGAGGCATCTTGATGGGGCTGTCGCGCGGCACCCAGACGCCCGCGCCCTCGCCGGCCGGCGCGGCGCGCAGGGAGGCCGCCAGCACACTGACGGACAAGCCGCGCTGCACTGCCGCGGGCAGGCTCACCACCGCCGCCATGATGACGTCGTACTGCTTGGCGGAAGTAGCCTGGATCAGTTGCGGAATGGCCAGCGCACGAGCCTGCACGTCGATGGAGGACGACGGCACCTTGCCATTGCGCATGGCCCAGGTGACGACGTCATAGGCCGGATCCAGCAGGTAGGCATAGCTGATGGACTGCCGCTGTTGCGCCAGCACCGGCGCGCCCACGCCGAAAAGCGCCGGAAGCGCGGCGAGTTTCAGGATACTGCGACGATGCATGGCTAGCCTCCGTTAGGGTCCGTGGACACGTCCGCGGACTCCATGTCGCGGAACAAGCGGGCCAGGCGATGCCGGCGGCTTGCCAGCGCGTCGTCGTCCAGCCGCCGCGGCCGCGGCGTGTCGATGGTCATGGTCTCCAGCACCGTGGTGGGTTTGCCGGAAAACAGGATGATGCGATCCGCCAGTTGCAGGGCTTCGTCGATATCGTGCGTGACGAAGACCACGGTCTTGCCGGTGCGCCGCCAGATCTCCTCGATCTCGGCGCGCATGCGCTGGCGGGTATTGGGGTCGAGCGCGGAAAAAGGCTCGTCCATGAAGATGATCTGCGGGTCCACCGCCAGGGCACGCGCGATCGCGACGCGCTGGCGTTCGCCCCCGGAAAGCGCGGAGGGATACTTGCCGGCGTCCTGCGCCAGGCCGACCATGTCCAGCAGGGCGAGGGCGCGTTCGCGGCGGCGCGCCTGCTCCTCCTTGCCGCCTTTGCCGAAACGCAGCTCGGAGGCCAGCAGGATGTTGTCCAGCGCGTTGCGCCATGACACCAGGCGCGGCGATTGAAATACGAAGGCGATTTCCGACCAGGCCTGGCTGGGCGGCAAACCGGCTACGCTCACCTCGCCGGCGGCGACCGGCAGCAGCCCGCCCATCACACGCAGCGAGGTGGATTTACCGCAACCGGATGGCCCGAGGATGCACACGAACTCGCCGCGCGCCACCCGGAAGCCCAATTTGTCGTAGATACGCTGCCCGCCCAGGTCGACATCGACGCCATCGAAAACGATGATCGGTTCCTGCCCGGTGCCATCGGGGGCGGACACGGTAGCGGAGACGTCGGCAGACACGGGAACGATGCAGGTGGATGAATCTGGTATGCAGCTGGATACAAACGCGCGCACCGCACCTTACCAGGGATGCCGGAGGCACGCCAGGGTGTTGTCCCTAGCCGGCGCCCGCCGCAGGCCCGAACATGTATGCCGACGTGCGGCTCCCGCGAGCCTCACGTCGGCGGGCGCGCGCACATCTTCCATCAGCACAGACTGCGCAGCGTAGCGGCAAGAACCCGGACGGCGGCAGCGGCCGTTGGTTCAAGATGCCGCAGTCCGGCGGGGTAGTCGCCTGCCGGGGACGGCCCGTGAAGGGCGAACGAGCGAACGCTGAAGGCAGGCGTGCCGGCAACCCATCAACAAGAAAACCGGCAGAGAACGGCCGCCGGACGAAGCGAGCGAAGTGGTCTGCGGCGCCCGCGCGCCGCAGCGCCCGACCGGGACGGCGCCGGCAGGCGGCTACCCCGCCGGACGGTCCAAGCAAACCAACCACGATGACCAACCACGATGGCCCGCCATGGCAACCAGCCACGACAGCCGAGCAATCGCCCGCCGAACAAGCCAGCCATCAATCAACATCCGGGCCCGGCAGCCAACGTCCGCGGCACGTCAATTCCCCTTGGCGAGCAGCGCCTTCAGCATCCCCAGCCGCTCCTTCGGACTCAAGGCCCGCGTCGCCTCGTCTTCCGGAAAGCGCGCATCCCCCAAGCCCATTTCCTCGATGAATCGCGACGGCTCCCGCACCAGATCCTCGCGTGCCCGCCGCCGCTTCTTGCACCAGCTCAGGTTCAGGCTGCGCTGGGCGCGGGTGATGCCCACATACATCAGCCGGCGCTCTTCCTCGATGCGCGTGGCCAGGGATTCCGCCGCCCGCGCCGGGTCGCCTTCCTCGTCGTCCTTCCCCAGGTGCGGCAACAGCCCTTCCTCGACACCCGCCATGTACACGTGCGGATACTCCAGCCCCTTGGACGCGTGCAGCGTGGACAGCTTCACCGCATCGGGCGCCTCGTCCTCGTCGCGTTCCAGCATGGTCACCAGCGCGACGTGCTGCACCAATTCGAACAACGTCATGCCGTCTTCCTCGGCCTTGCGCTTGAGCCATCCCGTCAGTTCAAGCACATTCTGCCAGCGCGTCTGCGCGGGCTTTTCGTCCAGGGTGTCATAGAGGTATCGCTCGTACTGGATCGCGCCGAGCAGGTCGTCCAGCAGCACGCCCGCCGGTTCCGCTGACGCCGGCTTGCCGTCGACCGTGCCGCGGCCGGCACGCCACTGCATGCGCTGGATGAACTGCGCGAACACACGCAGGGATTCCAGTTGCCGGCCTTGCAGCAGGCCTTCCAGGCCCTGCTCCAGCGCGGCCGCCAACAGCGGCACCTGGCGCCCGGCCGCATACTGGCCCAGCGTCTGCAAGGTTGCCTGCCCGATGCCCCGCTTCGGCGTGGTCGCCGCGCGGATGAACGCCGGGTCGTCCTCGTCATTGGCGATCAGGCGCAAATACGCCAGCACGTCCCGCACCTCGGCCTTGTCGAAAAAGCTCTGGCCCCCGGAAATGGTGTACGGAATCTTCAGGTTGCGCAGCGCCTGTTCCAGTATCCTGGCCTGGTGGTTGCTGCGGTACAGGATCGCATAGTCTTTCCAGTGGCCGCGGCGCTCGAAGCGGGATGCGGAGATGCGCATCGCGATCGCTTCCGCTTCCGCTTCTTCGCTGTCCATGGGCGTCACCACGATGGGCTCGCCCACGCCGAGGTCGGACCACAGCTTCTTTTCGAACAGCTTGGGATTCTTCTCGATCACCTGGTTGGCGGCAGCCAGGATGCGCTGTACCGACCGATAGTTCTGCTCCAGCTTGATCAGCTTGAGCGTGGGATAGTCGGTCGTCAGCTTGGCCAGGTTCTCGATGGTCGCGCCGCGCCAGGCATAGATGGCCTGGTCGTCGTCGCCCACGGCCGTGAACATGGCGCGGTCTCCGGTCAGCAATTGCACCAGCCGGTACTGGCACACATTGGTGTCCTGGTACTCGTCCACCAGCAGGTAACGCACGCGGTTTTGCCAACGCGTGCGGACCTCCTCGTTTTCGGCCAGCAGCATGGCGGGGATGCGGATCAGGTCGTCGAAGTCCACCGCCTGGTAGGCGGCCAGGGTGGCGGCATAGCTGCGATACACGCGCGCGGCTTCGACTTCGGCCTTGGTCGTCGCCGCGGCGGCCGCGGCGTCCGGCTCCATCAGCGCGTTCTTCCACAGCGAGATCGTGGTCTGCACGGCGCGCAGCCAGCCGCGGTCCGTGGTGGCGAGCAGCTCCTGCACGATGCCCATCGCATCGTCCGCGTCCAGAATGGAAAACTGCGGCTTGAGCCCCGCATGGCGCGCTTCTTCGCGCAGGAACCGCACCCCCAGCGCGTGGAAGGTGCTGATGGTCAGGCCCTTGGCGAGCTTGCGGTCCACCAGCGTCTTGACCCGTTCGTCCATCTCGCGGGCCGCCTTGTTGGTGAAGGTCAGCGCCACGATATTGCGGCCCATGTAGCCGCATTCGCGCAACAGGTAGGCGATTTTCTGCGTAATGACCCGCGTCTTGCCGCTACCGGCACCGGCCAGCACCAGGCAGGGGCCGCCCAGATACAGGACGGCTTCGCGTTGCGCGGGGTTCAGTCCGGCGGGAACAGTATCAGACATGAAGGCGCATCAGATTTCCAGGGGGTCCACTTCGAGTTGCCAGCGTACGCGTCCCGCGGTGGGCAGGTCGGGAAGCACCGATGACCACGCGGCCAGGAAGGCCTGCAGCGCGGGGCGGCTGGCACTTTCCACCAACAGTTGCGCGCGCTCCATATTGGCCACGCGCACCACGCGCAATGGCACCGGATCGTAACGCGTAACGGCGTGCGCCATCGGAAAACAATGCGCCGCGTCGCCTTCGGGCAGATCGCGCGCGTCCTGCAGAAAAGCCAGCGCCTGGGCGATCTCCCGGGCCTCCGCGGTCAACAGCGCCTGGTGCGCGAACGGAGGCAGGCCGGTGCTTTCACGCTCGGCCAGGCCGTGGCGCGCGAAGCCGGCATAGTCATGGCGCAGCAGCGCCTGGTACACCGGCTGCTCGGGATAGTTGGTCTGTATCAGTACCTCGCCGCCTTCGGCATGGCGTCCGGCGCGGCCTGCCACCTGCATCAGCTGGGCGAACAACCTTTCCGGCGCGCGGAAGTCGTGCGCGAAGAGCATGGCATCGGCGTTCAGCACGCAAACCAGCCCCAGCCGCGCGAAGTCGTGCCCCTTGGCAACCATTTGGGTACCGACCAGGATGTCCACCTCGCCCGCATGCACGCTGGCGAACAAGGCCTGGGCGCTGCCCTTGCGGCGGGTGCTGTCGGCGTCGATGCGCAGGATGCGGGCCTCGGGGAAAAGCGCGGCCAGATGCTCTTCCACGCGCTGCGTACCGCGCCCCATGGGTTGCAGGTCCTGGTCGCCGCACTCCGGGCAAGCGCGCGGCACGCGGGCCTGGTAGCCGCAGTGATGGCATTGCAGCACATGGCCACCTGGTCCGGGGCCCCGGTGCAGCACCGTGAAGGCGGTGCAGCGCGGGCAGTTGCTGACCCAGGCGCAGGAGGCGCAATGCAACACCGGCGCATAGCCACGGCGGTTCAGGAAGACCAGCGATTGCTCTTTGCGTTCCAGCCGTTGGCCGATGGCGTCGATGAATTGCGGCGACATGCCCTGCTTCATCGCCAGCCGGCGTGTGTCCACCAGGCGCACCGCCGGCAGGCGGCTGGATTTGGCGCGGCCGGACAGCGTCAGGCGCAGGTACCGGCCGCGCTGTGCCTGCTGCCAGGTCTCCAGCGACGGCGTGGCCGAGCCGAGCAGTACGGGGATATCCAGGTCTCGCGCGCGCCAGATGGCAAGATCCCGCGCCGAATAGCGCAAACCGTCCTGCTGCTTATAGGACGCGTCATGCTCCTCGTCCACCACGATCAGGCCCAGTTCCGCCAGCGGCGCGAAGATGGACATGCGCGTACCCAGCAGCACCCGCGCCTGCCCGCGCTGGGCGCGCGTCCAGGCCTCCAGGCGCTCCCCATCGGCAAGGCCGCTATGCAGCACCGCCAGGGAACCGGGGCCAGCCACCGCATCGAGGCGCGCGCGCAGCACGGCTTCGAGCTGCGGCGTCAGGTTAATCTCCGGGACCATCAGCAGCACCTGGCGCCCGCTTGCCAATACCTGCTGCGCGGCGTGCAGATAGACCTCGGTCTTGCCGCTGCCGGTGACGCCGTGCAGCAGCACCGGCTTGAAGCCCTGCAAGGCATTGATGGCGACGACGGCGGCGGCCTGTTCCGGATTCAGGGTCGGTGCCTCGACCGGCGGCGCACCGGCGCTCGGGCCCGTGTCGCCGGCCTTGCGGCGGCGGGCATCCATGCGGGCCACCGGGCCGGCACCGGAACGCTTGCCCTCGTACGCGGACGGCTTGCGCAAGGGGGGCGGCAAAGCCGGCAGCATCACTTCGCCTACTGGACGGTGGTAGTAATCGGCGGCAAACCGTGCCAGGCGCAGCCAATCCGCGGTCAGGGGCGGCAGGTCGTCCAGTACGCGCTCGATGGGCTTGATATGAACGGGATCGATGGCCGGCGCGTCGGGCGTGTCCGTGACGACCCCGACCAGGCGCCGCCGCCCGAACGGGACGATGACGCGCACGCCGGGGGCCAGCGTGGCGACGTGGCGGTAGTCGAACGGTCCGGCCAATGGCACGTCCAGCGCCACGCGCACCCAGTGGCACGCCGTCCCGGCGCCTGGCTGCGGCGCGCCGCTGGCGGGTTGCGCCGCGAGCGCCTTATCAGCCATTTCCATCCACCATACGCATGAGTTGAGGGTCGTCTAATTTAAAGTGAATTCTCGAAGTTCCCGCTAAGCAACTGTCCTGCCGCGCTTTGGAAATTATCGTGACGGGCTGTGGATAACTTTGGGGAAAATTGTTCGGATTTTCGCGGGACGCGCTTTTACCATAACTTCGGCCATCTGGTAAGCGGAACGTCGAAATTTTTTTATTCCATGAAATCAGGTACTTACAAGTGGGCTCTGGCGTCGCGGCCCGCCCCGCCGCCGAGAACGGGGCCAGGTTCGCTGCTGTGCACAAGTCCGCCAGGGCAGGCGCCCGATACGAGGCTTAGAGCCGAAGCAATCACTTACATGCACCGGGAACCTCATGGAGCGCACGGCTGTAGGCATGCACTTCATCCACCAGTTCGGCTACGGCGCCCGGCGGAGTGAACTGCGAGATACCGTGCCCCAGATTGAATACATGGCCGCCCTTGCCGACCGGGCCAAAGTCGTCGAGCACCCGTCGCACTTCGGCCCGGATGGCTGGGGCCGGCGCGAACAATGCCATGGGGTCCAGGTTGCCCTGCAGGGCAACCGCGTCTCCTACCCTGGCGCGCGCCTTGCCCAGGCTGGCAGTCCAGTCCAGGCCCATCGCGTCGGCCCCGCAGCCGGCGATGTCTTCCAGCCAAAGTCCCCCGCCCTTGGTAAAGACAATGACGGGTACCTTGCGGCCCTCCCGCTCGCGGGTCAGTCCCGCGATCACCTGACGGGTATACGCCAGCGAATATTCCTGGAACATCTGGTCGGCCAGCACCCCGCCCCAGCTGTCGAAAAGCATCACCGCCTGCGCGCCGGCATCGATCTGGGCATTCAGGTATTGCGTGGTGGCCTCGGCGTTTACCTGCAGGATGCGGTGCATCAGGTCGGGACGGCCATACAGCATGCCCTTCACGAGCCGGTAGTCGTCGCTGCCCTTGCCTTCCACCATGTAACAGGCGATGGTCCACGGGCTGCCGGCGAAGCCGATCAGGGGCACGCGGCCCTGCAACTCGCGGCGGATCAGGGTCACGGCATCGAACACGTAGCGCAAGCGGTCCAGGTCGGGCGCCGCCAGGCGCGCCACATCGGTCTCGGTGCGCACCGGATGCGCAAAATGCGGCCCCTCCCCGGCGCGGAAGTCCAGTCCCAGCCCCATGGCATGCGGAACGGTCAGGATGTCCGAAAACAGGATCGCCGCATCGAGGGGATAGCGCGCCAGGGGCTGCAAGGTCACCTCGGCGGCGTAGGCGGGATTCTGCGCCAGGTTCAGGAACGAGCCAGCCCTTTCCCGGGTCGCGTTGTATTCGGGCAGGTAGCGCCCCGCCTGCCGCATCAGCCACACGGGCGTATAGGGCACCGGCTCGCGCAAGAGGGCGCGCAGGAACACATCGTTTTGCAAGGGGGCGGAGGACACGACTTTCCTTGAAGAGACCAAGCTTTCGATTTTACCCGCCCGCCGC
Coding sequences within it:
- the hemE gene encoding uroporphyrinogen decarboxylase, yielding MSSAPLQNDVFLRALLREPVPYTPVWLMRQAGRYLPEYNATRERAGSFLNLAQNPAYAAEVTLQPLARYPLDAAILFSDILTVPHAMGLGLDFRAGEGPHFAHPVRTETDVARLAAPDLDRLRYVFDAVTLIRRELQGRVPLIGFAGSPWTIACYMVEGKGSDDYRLVKGMLYGRPDLMHRILQVNAEATTQYLNAQIDAGAQAVMLFDSWGGVLADQMFQEYSLAYTRQVIAGLTREREGRKVPVIVFTKGGGLWLEDIAGCGADAMGLDWTASLGKARARVGDAVALQGNLDPMALFAPAPAIRAEVRRVLDDFGPVGKGGHVFNLGHGISQFTPPGAVAELVDEVHAYSRALHEVPGACK